The Gemmatimonadota bacterium DNA window CGGGCTCCGCATGATAGGATGTGTCCGCAATGGTTCGCAGATCGGTGTATATCCAGTCTTCCCGGAGCGGGAAGGAAACCTCCCGGGCGACCGGCATCCCGAGCGCCCTGAAGCGCTTCATGGCGTCCGAACGGATCCGGTGCAGCCAGAGCGGCGCATCCAGGGACCGGATGCGATCGAAGGTGTCGTAGAACGCGGTGTATCGACTGGGCGTTGCCTGCTTCAGTGATTCCGTCATTTCGTTGTTCCATGCTCCCTGGCGTTAATCAGCCGGCTGCTTCCACTTCCTCGCGGATCCATTCGTAGCCCCGCTCCTCCAGTTCGAAGGCGAGATCCTTATGGCCGGACTTCACGATTCTGCCGTCGTACATGACGTGGACATAGTCCGGCACGACGTAGTCCAGCAGCCGCTGGTAGTGGGTGATGACGATCATCGCGTTTTCCGCCGTGCGCTGATGGTTTATGCCGTGGGCCACGATCTTCATGGCATCGATATCCAGTCCCGAATCCGTCTCGTCCAGGATGGAGAGCGTCGGCTCGAGCACGGCCATGTGGAAGATCTCGTTGCGTTTCTTCTCGCCGCCCGAGAAGTCCTCGTTCACGGGACGCCTGGCCAGTTCGGGGTCCATGTCGACCTGCTTCATCTTCTCGTTCAGCAACTTCCGGAACGCGCCGGCGCTCATCTCCGGTTCGCCGCGGTACTTCAGGCGTTCGTTCAACGCCGCCCGGAGGAAATAGGCGTTGCTGACGCCGGGGATCTCCACCGGGTACTGAAAGGCCAGGAACATGCCTTCGTTGGCCCGCTCCTCGGGGGTGAGCTCGAACAGATCTTTGCCCTGGAACCGTACCGTCCCGCCGGTTTCCGCGTATTCCTCGTGGCCGGCGAGGATCTTGCCCAGCGTACTCTTGCCGGAGCCGTTGGGCCCCATGATCGCGTGCACCTCGCCCCGATCGACGGTCAGATCGATCCCGTTGATGATATCCTGGTCCTTGATGCCGCCGCGCAGATTCCTGATTTCCAATAAAGCCATCTTTTTCGATTTCTCCTGTTATGATG harbors:
- the sufC gene encoding Fe-S cluster assembly ATPase SufC; this translates as MALLEIRNLRGGIKDQDIINGIDLTVDRGEVHAIMGPNGSGKSTLGKILAGHEEYAETGGTVRFQGKDLFELTPEERANEGMFLAFQYPVEIPGVSNAYFLRAALNERLKYRGEPEMSAGAFRKLLNEKMKQVDMDPELARRPVNEDFSGGEKKRNEIFHMAVLEPTLSILDETDSGLDIDAMKIVAHGINHQRTAENAMIVITHYQRLLDYVVPDYVHVMYDGRIVKSGHKDLAFELEERGYEWIREEVEAAG